Proteins found in one Amphiura filiformis chromosome 14, Afil_fr2py, whole genome shotgun sequence genomic segment:
- the LOC140169679 gene encoding uncharacterized protein isoform X2: MADTVNVVSFISKAIVLSHLIVVIAQGPLSVTVDVQSSNPAERGSRVILACNYTRSSSLTLDSLGWSKGGTFTGSLVIAIYNTRYDEIDYNDTYGHSGDYVMTVPDTESLIGTSTLTISSVHPTDIGSYWCHINAEGYIEKDFVTLEVIDAKGEYYVTEGSNVTISCVLPNAATSSTLIYYAWRKFINPDTTIPIIYWDTEVLTPTNTHEFPFPDYQMTFDKATLSSNLTIASVGVEHDGMYLCTTSFVPTPIGGNPEEQFSLYVLGNSENITATTAFTTMLTSSYRAIQTSATSGTMTSEMINFLDIIRVESKLIELSWSLFHERNDDIEKYRVFYNEGEKGDSIIELVNVEGHQDSVNISNLSPDETYVIHVEANTNRGELLIVGSLEVTTSVSVNNVGCRKSLIITSSVTVPVVVVLALIFIVIYRRFRNSRQLKSEGMKATPEPEYEIQAIDTSTYQDLDLAIMDNSAYQDLQLATDNSAYQDLDLATGNSVYQDLQSATDNSDQDLQSATNNSAYQDLQLATDNSTYQELDLATDNSAYQDLHLATREDPHMYQATATSTLASSSRVQQCTEYVVPDLAQESQPPTIPEYIEFYETHPEVKLDILDNNPTQSLSQNVITKYMELDPKTRVLDQNDHTYQSLNDNGSFKCMP; this comes from the exons ATGGCCGACACTGTTAATGTGGTTTCATTCATTTCAAAGGCGATAGTACTATCACATTTAATTGTTG TTATCGCCCAGGGACCATTGTCAGTAACAGTGGACGTCCAAAGCAGTAATCCAGCCGAGAGAGGTTCACGAGTCATATTAGCATGCAACTACACGAGATCGAGCAGCCTAACCCTGGACAGTTTAGGGTGGAGCAAGGGTGGTACTTTCACAGGATCACTTGTTATTGCTATTTACAACACAAG GTATGATGAGATTGATTATAACGATACCTACGGTCATTCAGGGGATTACGTCATGACTGTGCCAGATACAGAGTCCCTTATAGGAACCAGCACTCTCACGATATCTTCGGTGCACCCAACAGATATTGGATCATACTGGTGTCATATCAATGCGGAAGGTTATATTGAAAAGGACTTCGTAACATTGGAAGTAATTG ATGCTAAAGGTGAATATTATGTTACCGAAGGCAGCAATGTAACCATATCGTGTGTCTTACCAAACGCCGCTACCAGTAGTACATTAATCTATTACGCTTGGCGTAAATTCATCAATCCGGACACCACTATACCAATTATATACTGGGATACTGAAGTCCTTACACCGACAAATACACACGAGTTCCCGTTCCCTGATTATCAGATGACTTTTGACAAAGCAACTCTGTCCAGTAATCTGACGATAGCATCTGTTGGAGTCGAACATGACGGGATGTATTTGTGTACAACATCGTTTGTTCCAACACCGATTGGAGGAAACCCAGAGGAGCAATTCAGTTTATACGTGTTAG GAAATTCTGAAAATATCACCGCAACAACGGCTTTCACCACCATGCTAACATCGTCTTATCGAGCAATCCAGACTTCGGCAACCTCTGGAACTATGACATCGGAGATGATAA aTTTCCTTGATATCATTCGGGTGGAATCCAAGCTGATAGAGTTGAGTTGGAGCCTATTTCATGAGCGGAACGACGATATCGAGAAGTACAGA GTTTTCTACAATGAAGGAGAGAAAGGTGACAGTATTATTGAATTAGTCAACGTGGAAGGACATCAAGACAGTGTTAACATATCAAATCTGTCACCTGATGAAACGTACGTTATCCATGTGGAAGCCAATACAAATCGGGGAGAGCTGCTTATTGTTGGGAGCTTAGAAGTCACAACTTCAG tgTCCGTTAACAACGTTGGATGTAGGAAATCATTGATAATAACGTCGTCTGTTACAGTGCCAGTGGTTGTGGTATTAGCGTTGATTTTCATCGTCATTTATAGAAG GTTTCGGAATTCACGTCAACTCAAATCAGAGGGCATGAAAGCTACGCCAGAGCCTGAATACGAAATTCAAGCAATTGACACCTCCACATATCAGGATCTTGATTTAGCAATAATGGACAACTCCGCTTATCAGGATTTGCAATTAGCAACGGACAACTCCGCTTATCAGGATCTGGATTTAGCAACGGGCAATTCTGTTTATCAGGATTTGCAATCAGCAACGGACAACTCCGATCAGGACCTGCAATCAGCAACGAACAACTCCGCTTATCAGGACCTGCAGTTAGCAACGGACAACTCCACTTACCAGGAACTGGATTTAGCAACCGACAACTCCGCGTATCAAGACCTGCATTTAGCAACTAGAGAAGATCCTCACATGTATCAGGCCACAGCTACTAGTACTTTGGCCTCGTCCTCACGAGTCCAACAGTGCACAGAATACGTGGTTCCTGATCTTGCCCAAGAAAGCCAACCACCAACCATACCGGAATATATCGAATTTTATGAAACGCATCCAGAGGTGAAACTGGATATATTGGACAATAATCCTACACAGAGTCTTTCACAAAATGTCATTACCAAGTATATGGAGTTAGATCCAAAGACAAGAGTTCTTGATCAGAATGACCACACCTATCAATCACTAAATGACAATGGATCATTCAAGTGTATGCCATGA